TGGAGGGGGTCGAGGCACCTGCTTTGTCGGTTCAGGAGCAGAAGGAGGCTGATGACGCAGCTCGGGCCTCAGCGGAGAGGGCGGCGAATCTCCAGTGCTTCTTGAAGAGGCTGGAGAAAGTGCGCGACGCGTATGCTCAACTGGTGCGCCGCAATGACGAGTTGCTGCCTGATCAGCGACTGAGCAAGTGTGAAATGCAGCTCGATGCATCACTCCAGGACGCCCTCGAtgcggagaagcagcgccgtgtGCGCGAAGCAGAAAAGGAGTACATCCTGCCCACCGCGCGCGAAGACGTCAAAACGGCCAAGCTGAAGAGGCGTTTCCTTGACACTCTGCTCTACGACCGTTTTGAGCTCGCTGCCATTGAAGAGAGCTTCTCCGTCGCTTCTATGCGCCTCTTCGATCCACACGAGTCCATCGCCACAGTGAACGCGGCTGCTCACCAGCTGGCCGAGTCGGACGGGGAGTCGGACGTAGACAAAGAACAGGatggggagagcgagagtgaGCAGGATGGCGCCAGTGCACGTGAAGAGGTGGCCGGACCCGTAGGTGCGGATGATTCTCAGGAAGctggcatcgctgccgctttGCGCGAAGGGCCCGATAATTCTGCTGGCGTAGCTGCCATCGGCGCATCTATGAAGCAACAACTCAACAAGATGGACACACGCCGTCGGGAGCGGCAAGAGCGGCGGGACGGGTATGCACGCTTGCTAGACCGCAAGCCTAACCCAGCGATTGATGACGCAGTGCTGAAGGAGCAGATTGCGATAGATCTCAAGAACCGAGGGGAGTGCACGTTCCGCACGGATGCAGAGTACCGAGGCGATTACCTGTACCGacccaccgcagctgccaagctgcagcgcatgacCCACCTTATGGAAGAAATTGTGCGTCTAAAGACATCCTTCAACGAGGACCTACtcaagctgcgcgaggagaaGCGGCACGCCCTCGCCCGACTCAATGGCATGCGCCACGACTACGGAACGGTGCGCTTCCAGCTAAGATTGTGCACGTCTCCAGACATGCCCGACCTGTTCCTCAcggtggaagaggagccCGAGACGCTCTACACGATGGACCGTGACAAACTCGACGCGTACTGCAAACAGAAAGCGGAAGAGCGGaccaaggcggaggcgatgaaAGCGCAGCGCGGCTTTGGCGCTGACCTGGCCGGCGCGCAAGCCCCCGAGCGCTCGCGCGAGTCCTCTAACATACCCACCAGCGCCGTGACCGGCAGCATCGGCGTGCCACAGAAGCGCACCAAGGGAAGCCACCTCCCCTCTTATCTCGAACGCGGCTCACGCCAGAGCGCCATCGGCAGCATTGCAATGCGGGAGCGCATGGAAGCGGATCTGAAGGCCAAGCTTGACAACGTGAACCTCAcgcaagaagagaaggaagagggagagatgcagCGCGCCGTTTTGGAGCGAGACATGCGACGCTTGGAAGCCGCCATGACCTCAGTGCGGGCGGAGTTCAACGACAAGCTGGAGTCGCTGCGACTGCGTCGTGCAGCACTCGACGTCGACCTCTGTCTTATGACCAGGCGTCTGACCCTTTTCCACCGCGAGTATCAGCTGTTGCTGGTCTTTCGTTCGCAGGACAAGAAACTGCGGGCCGCCTTGTCAGCTGTGAAGCGGGAGCGGGAGATGGTTCAACGCGCTATTGCGTGCCAACACACGGACCTTGCGTCTACCGAAGAgcgccttcgccacctcACCGCCCAGCTCAAGTCCACCAATCAGGCAGCAGAGGTGTACATAGACGAGCACTGTTCAGGCGACAAGCTTGCGTACATTAAGCGGGTCTACTATCGGCAGGTGAAGCGCCGACGCCGCCCGGAGGATGgggacgatgacgatgatgacatcaccagcgatgacgacgaggatgaggacgacgGTATCGGCGAAGAGGTGCGGCCGCCCAACTGCAGCGTGGAGGCGTGGGAAACTATGCTTAAGTGTCGTGAATCTCGCCTCGACCTGACGGAAGCCAGTGACGCGGCTAAGGCAGAGATGGCAAGCATCCGCAAACAGCTGGAGCAGAgcgagcagcggctgcatGAGCTGGGGGAGCACATCAAGGAATGCAGAAGCGAAGTGCAGGTGCTCGAAGAGCAGAAGCGGAAGGAGTTAAATATGCTGTACAGTGTAGTGCCGCTCCGCCTGAGCCAGGTGCGGTGCCTCGATAaggatgcgcagctgccatcCCACCTCCCAGAACAGCCGGTAGTTGTTATCTCCACTGAGCAGATAATAGCACTCCGACAGCGCGTCTTTGACCTGGCTGACCAGAAACTACAGCGCCGTGACGAGCTGGCGAGACTGGCAGTGGAGCTGCAGCCCCTGAAGGAGGCCCGTGCAGCTTCGAATCGTGTGTTCGACGAGTGGCAAGGCAAGGTGAACGAGATGATGCTACTTCGGTTTGGTCAGCACGTTGACTTGGAGATGCTGGAGTCGTGCGGGTCCAGCTGGGCAATAGAAGCGAAGaaggaagagctgcgccaccttgaGTTGAAGTGGGTACGATCggtgaagaaggtggagaacCAAATTGCCGAGCTCCGCACACGTCTCCAAGGCAAAGTCTTTGAAAACAcgaggctgctgcagaacCTCGGCGATCTCGAGACGGAGCGTCAGCATGTGGATGCCGTACTGTCGCAAGCCACCTCCAAGACAGTGCAGCAGTACCATGGCACGACCGTAGCATCGAAGCAGGAGCGTGCCTTGCTGCGCGAACTTATCGCTGcacagcaggaggagatCGACGCGCTTACTGCTGAGATCCTCATGCTGAAGCGCAAGGGTGGCCACGTCTACAGCCCAGCCATTATGTAGGTGCCAGTGCAGCGGCCTTTTAGGTCTCCATGCCGTCAACTCTCCTAGCCCCATTCTACCTGACTCTGTGCCGCGCCTCTGTCCCAGCGCCCTTCTTTGCGCGCCACTAGTTGCCACGGCAGCCCTTTCGAACAGCGGTGCTGTGCAGCTCCCGCGCCCTGCCACTGTTGTCTTACACACTGTTTTTCCCAGTACGCCCTCACTCGGTCGAAAGGGTGAAGGCGGCCTCGCAGTGTCGCCCTGCAGAGGACGCATTAGACCTCACGAGCGAAAAAGCGGATGTTTGCATCATGGGCTCGCCCTTCTGCCCAGTCTATCCTTTGAtcttccccctcctgctCTCGATGAGTGTTGTCGTCTCAGTTTGCTACGGACTACGCCCTCGATGTATCGATGTATAGAGCCGAACTATTTTTTACTCATCTATGAAACGGGAAACGCCGGCTCGGGTGCGCGCTGTTGTGCGAAGGACGTCGCCTTTTTGCGCGGCAAATCACCGGGACGCCGTCTTTTTGGCTCTCACCACTTTTATGTTGTGTGAGCAAAGAGGACGTGTTGCCCCTTCTCCTTGGTGCGCTGTCCTGCGCATTACGCGTTACTCgtgcgcggcagcgcctAACACCACCAAACGGCGTAAAACTAGTGAGTGTTCATGGATTGCTCACCCAATGCACGCTTACTCCTCGCAGTCTCTGACACTCCCCATGCGTCCCGTTTCACCTCCTGCTGGCCATTCTCTATGAGTGTTCGACTCTATCGAtgacgctctctctctctctctcttgctacAGTCATCCCCCCAAGAAGCGTGTTGCTATCACCGATGAATGCGCACTTGGCCCTCTCATTGCCACTCTTGTCATTCTTGACCTCCAACTccgccctctttcccctctttgctctccctAACATTTCCTCTGTCGTTGTTGGTTACTCACACAGAAGTAACGGCATGAAGCAAAGGAAGCTCACCATTCACCGTCttctcaccaccactcatcacccctttcccttttccgtTTCCCTGTCGTTCGGAGTAACCGCGTTACGCCTTGTGCTTTCCCCGACTTCTTTCTTATCGGGCTCTTCACCAATATCATCCGCCTCGCCAGACAGCATCGACGCCAACGCACTCATCCCTGCCGTGCCCGCCACACTTTCTCACTTTCacacgcccctctcccctgtactttttttttccggaAAGGACTGTAGGACGTCCCTCTccgtcttttccttcttgtgGGCTTCCTTCTGTCGTCTCTTTCGGATTCTCGTCGtcgcttctttttcccttgAAGGTCGCACTTCGCGTCTCTTCACGTGCTTGTATGAGTGAGTGGCCTGTTCGGTCTCGCTTTCCTCAGTGCATCTCTTCTGTACACTCGCTGGCTCGTACCATTCGGCAAACGGCTGTCCACAACGACAACAACACCGcccgctccccccttcctacacgcacacagaaggaaaacaaacgTGTAGATAAGAGAGCCACCTggtatacacacacgcgcacacgtgccgACCTCCCCTGTGCGGCTTCTCTTGCGCGTGGCTCCCCTCTGACTTACAAAAGCAAAAACACCCAAGTcgcaccgccccccccctccccccgctctctcctgtCATCGAAGCACCTCGCACATAATGTCAATCTTCGGCGAGCCCCTGCCCTTCGAGGATGACACAGCGACCTCGCTGATCCGTCGCTCCGGCTTCCCGCCGGAAAAGGCGTATGCCCAGATGCCGGAGGTCTACCTCTGCCCGTGCTGCAGTGAGTTCAgcaagcagcaggagcacgAACGTCTTCTGCGCGAGGCCCGCGAGGTCAAGGAGGCTGAGTATCGTCGCCTCATGCAGCTTGACGTCTTCGAGGAGCGTGcgcggccgccgccctcAAGCGATATTCATCGCAAGGCCTACCGGCGTATCGTGGGGTACGTGGATCTGGATGAGGAGGGTCCGAacgtgccgccaccgccaactATCGATGAGTTGCGCCGCGCCAGGAATGAGCAGAGCGTGCCGAAGCTGGTCGTAACGGTTCACTTCGGCCGCAGCATCAGTGCCGAGCCCGAGGACAGGATTTCTGTCATTGTGCGCTGTGGTGCCTTCGAGGGTCAGACTGAAAAGGTGCTGCGCGGTaaggaggtggcgacgcCATGGGAAGAGCTCTTCGAATTTCCGTACATGAACTCCAATGAACCTCTGGAGGTGCTCGTCGTGAACGACGCGCTGCCTGGGTCGAACGACCAGCTCATAGGTGGCTTGATGATCCCAAGCAACATCCTGCACGACCGCAGCCATGGTGACCAGGAACCGCTCCCGGTGATGCCGGAGGACAGAATGCAGAACGGCTACGGCACCTGCCAAGATGGTCCTCTCGGCACCATTGTGGCTTCTTGGTACGTGCGCTACGGAGACGACAAGCTGGACGAGGGAGTGGAGCGTCAGAAGCTCAGCGTGCCTGTCACCTGCACCTTTGTGGTCCACCATGTATTCCAGTACACTGATCATGGCGCGGAGTCGTACCCCGGCGGTGTCTTGTGTGTACTGCGCGACACAGATGACAACTGCTCAGAGTCAGTTCTCTACACACCGGGGCCAAACCCGgagccgtcgctgtcgtcctACTACACGAAGGAGGGCTACCACTACTTCCCCCAGAATGCGTCGCAGCTTATGCAGCTAAACACCGAGAAAAAGCTGGGCCACAttcttgtgtgtgtacccagacaggaggagagcaccactgaggaggaggagttgcTCGTCATTggcgcggtgccgctggagtTCGAGCGTCTGTACAGCAAAGGAAGCGCGGTGCTCCTGATCGAGTCAAAGTCGAAGGATGATGTCCTCTGGGGTGAGATCTCAGTCGAGTGGGCTAACAAACCActggatgaggaggagccgCGCCCGCTTCCGCTAGAGGTGCAGAAGGAGTCCCTGTTCGTTACCATCGTCCGCGGCCTCAACCTTATGCGGCGCGACAGATCACCAGTGGAAATGGCATACGTGTCCGTTGCCACTGGTGAGCTGGAGGGGATAACTGTAGAAGCTCCGGCTGTCAAAGACGCTGACGGCAACTACACTACCAACTGGAACCAGGAGGTGCGCTTcgtcgaggtggaggcgacTCAGAAGGAGCTCGAGCTACAGGTGTACGAAAAGGGATGCCTCGTGTCTGTCGGCACATGCGAGTTAGAGGATATGGACGAAGGGGTGGTTGTCGTTCAGTTGTTCAATGCCGCGAACcccagcgacggcgctggtgaaATCGTGGTGAGCTACAAACGTCTGCACGTCCCGAAGTTGGTGGAAGAGGCCGTCCCCCAGGAGCGCCACCTGGTCGAGAGCGAagtcgacgaggaggacgaagaaATCGAAGAGCAGGATGCTCCATTCGCCGGCCATGCGGACGATTACGAGGaccaggaggaggaagaggaagacgaatATCAGGGAATGCATGCTGCCCCGATGAATGAATGCGCCATGAGCATCAATGAGGAGATTtcaggggaagaggaagctgACAACACTTCACCGGGGAGGGGATTTCAGTGGCAGAATGACAGACGGGGGTATCGGCAGCTCGCGGAtaacgaggacgaggagcagcaggggtACCTCGAAGGAGCGGAGCGGCAGGAGTGTCTCGAGGGTacggagcagcaggggtACCTCGAAGGAGCGGAGCGGCAGGAGTGTCTCGAGGATacggagcagcaggggtACCTCGAAGGAGCGGAGCGGCAGGAGTGTCTCGAGGGTacggagcagcaggggtACCTCGAAGGggcggagcggcaggagTGTCTCGAGGATacggagcagcaggggtACCTCGAAGGAGCGGAGCGGCAGGAGTGTCTCGAAGAtacggagcagcaggcgtaCCTCGAAGAAGCGGAGCGGCAGGCGTACCTCGAAGAtacggagcagcaggcgtacctcgaagaagcggagcggcaggaggCTGCCGAAGCCGGGCTTGAGGGGTACctcgaagaagaggagcccGCCGGCGAGTGTGCGGTGAAGGAGCCGGCACCCTACCCTGTTCGCGCTGCCAGGCGGCCGCGTCGCCGTACCTCGTGGGCGGCGCGGCCACCGAAGGATGACTACGTGCAGCCGTGGTACCCGTCCGGCGCCCCAGACACCGATCAGCACATCCCCTTCGCCAAGACGAGGCTGTCAAAGAAGAATATCGAGAGCATTCGGCAACTCGAGG
Above is a genomic segment from Leishmania panamensis strain MHOM/PA/94/PSC-1 chromosome 14 sequence containing:
- a CDS encoding hypothetical protein (TriTrypDB/GeneDB-style sysID: LpmP.14.1430), with protein sequence MASLATKGAEKQPKPLHTYPADVQPSSKILAHCGFDSLHFNAVAYLGDNTLLTSGGKFVLFLHVDSGAVESQDGPRDGAIGAVAAHPSGASYVVGERCPENPLLRAFDWPSRAPSQTLAGGAEVGYSTLAFNVDGSRLASVASAPDYTLAIWDWQSASLLLRSKCFNSDVYSVAFSRFDDARLVTGGAGHIKFWTMADTFTGTKLQGSLGKFGRHDITDISAFAALADGKVLSGSDGGDLLLWEGDLIVCTFARAFAVDESGVKGLEKTLHDIQPCHDGAIHFVSLQGRYVVTAGADGFMRYWDLHELEVAEGVGLPQYYAPICLHEVCVSPLFRIRSVTLDEEHQQWILLDEFGTIATLPYPLCNGKLDAAERTAQMRLRLNGVPLTCATVSPVEHVILTGGTDGTVRCIDYVRCAELCRVEWPRNPRRDPVPVADMKVLVPRSTAQYMLAVVGFGDGTVRLLEVGEGRRAIRVVGQWKAHADGLCALAVSEDASQVASVSPSGHVFFFSVEAAPCTLVPLGYCVSPLTNPTSAAWDTQAVGGRGGCVLGFEGGQLLSIHAPASGSVNHDEGYEFPCAYDLVAIRQRQLPPPKTEAEELEIADTAATALQEEDVGPWPIAFVVQLPGEGFAIGMDKEELAYVYQGTIRYANRLGLPPLPPTGVEPPNYVEDPQLNVCYHDYVPRRAFVSPNGALVVCADRNQLLLREAESRPQLYLLGAAHDSTSGTATGAFLSYDGCLIVSVGTDGLVVTQLRDGCAVPRTLQPLVDDAKVVETASGTALASAEALVGVAPAEEVVEGVEAPALSVQEQKEADDAARASAERAANLQCFLKRLEKVRDAYAQLVRRNDELLPDQRLSKCEMQLDASLQDALDAEKQRRVREAEKEYILPTAREDVKTAKLKRRFLDTLLYDRFELAAIEESFSVASMRLFDPHESIATVNAAAHQLAESDGESDVDKEQDGESESEQDGASAREEVAGPVGADDSQEAGIAAALREGPDNSAGVAAIGASMKQQLNKMDTRRRERQERRDGYARLLDRKPNPAIDDAVLKEQIAIDLKNRGECTFRTDAEYRGDYLYRPTAAAKLQRMTHLMEEIVRLKTSFNEDLLKLREEKRHALARLNGMRHDYGTVRFQLRLCTSPDMPDLFLTVEEEPETLYTMDRDKLDAYCKQKAEERTKAEAMKAQRGFGADLAGAQAPERSRESSNIPTSAVTGSIGVPQKRTKGSHLPSYLERGSRQSAIGSIAMRERMEADLKAKLDNVNLTQEEKEEGEMQRAVLERDMRRLEAAMTSVRAEFNDKLESLRLRRAALDVDLCLMTRRLTLFHREYQLLLVFRSQDKKLRAALSAVKREREMVQRAIACQHTDLASTEERLRHLTAQLKSTNQAAEVYIDEHCSGDKLAYIKRVYYRQVKRRRRPEDGDDDDDDITSDDDEDEDDGIGEEVRPPNCSVEAWETMLKCRESRLDLTEASDAAKAEMASIRKQLEQSEQRLHELGEHIKECRSEVQVLEEQKRKELNMLYSVVPLRLSQVRCLDKDAQLPSHLPEQPVVVISTEQIIALRQRVFDLADQKLQRRDELARLAVELQPLKEARAASNRVFDEWQGKVNEMMLLRFGQHVDLEMLESCGSSWAIEAKKEELRHLELKWVRSVKKVENQIAELRTRLQGKVFENTRLLQNLGDLETERQHVDAVLSQATSKTVQQYHGTTVASKQERALLRELIAAQQEEIDALTAEILMLKRKGGHVYSPAIM
- a CDS encoding hypothetical protein (TriTrypDB/GeneDB-style sysID: LpmP.14.1440) produces the protein MSIFGEPLPFEDDTATSLIRRSGFPPEKAYAQMPEVYLCPCCSEFSKQQEHERLLREAREVKEAEYRRLMQLDVFEERARPPPSSDIHRKAYRRIVGYVDLDEEGPNVPPPPTIDELRRARNEQSVPKLVVTVHFGRSISAEPEDRISVIVRCGAFEGQTEKVLRGKEVATPWEELFEFPYMNSNEPLEVLVVNDALPGSNDQLIGGLMIPSNILHDRSHGDQEPLPVMPEDRMQNGYGTCQDGPLGTIVASWYVRYGDDKLDEGVERQKLSVPVTCTFVVHHVFQYTDHGAESYPGGVLCVLRDTDDNCSESVLYTPGPNPEPSLSSYYTKEGYHYFPQNASQLMQLNTEKKLGHILVCVPRQEESTTEEEELLVIGAVPLEFERLYSKGSAVLLIESKSKDDVLWGEISVEWANKPLDEEEPRPLPLEVQKESLFVTIVRGLNLMRRDRSPVEMAYVSVATGELEGITVEAPAVKDADGNYTTNWNQEVRFVEVEATQKELELQVYEKGCLVSVGTCELEDMDEGVVVVQLFNAANPSDGAGEIVVSYKRLHVPKLVEEAVPQERHLVESEVDEEDEEIEEQDAPFAGHADDYEDQEEEEEDEYQGMHAAPMNECAMSINEEISGEEEADNTSPGRGFQWQNDRRGYRQLADNEDEEQQGYLEGAERQECLEGTEQQGYLEGAERQECLEDTEQQGYLEGAERQECLEGTEQQGYLEGAERQECLEDTEQQGYLEGAERQECLEDTEQQAYLEEAERQAYLEDTEQQAYLEEAERQEAAEAGLEGYLEEEEPAGECAVKEPAPYPVRAARRPRRRTSWAARPPKDDYVQPWYPSGAPDTDQHIPFAKTRLSKKNIESIRQLEVCKSRIEEESVRRSSTPRRSSLRGLSPSSQ